The following coding sequences are from one Ursus arctos isolate Adak ecotype North America unplaced genomic scaffold, UrsArc2.0 scaffold_23, whole genome shotgun sequence window:
- the LOC113246498 gene encoding olfactory receptor 8K5, which translates to MGQQNLTSLTGFILMGITRQPELQVPLFGVFLVIYTITVVGNLGMITLIQVDSRLHTPMYFFIQHLAFIDLGNSTVICPKMLVNFVVDQNTISYCACATQLAFFLMFIISEFFILSAMAYDCYLAICSPLLYNVIMSQRLCHVLVGIAYLYSTFQALMFTIKIFTLTFCGSNVISHFYCDDVPLLLMLCSNAQEIQLLIILFSAFNLISSLLVVLVSYILILISIFRMHSAEGRKKAFSTCGSHLTVVVVFYGSLLFMYMQPKSAHSFDTDKMASVFYTLVIPMLNPFIYSLRNKEVKNAFHRVFKNQAKLVSNIQYGILF; encoded by the coding sequence ATGGGCCAACAGAATCTCACATCCCTGACTGGGTTCATTCTGATGGGAATCACAAGGCAGCCTGAGCTTCAGGTTCCCCTGTTTGGGGTCTTCCTCGTCATCTACACAATCACAGTGGTGGGCAACCTGGGAATGATCACCTTGATCCAGGTGGACTCCCGCCTCCACAcacctatgtatttttttatccaGCACCTGGCTTTCATTGACCTTGGTAATTCTACTGTCATTTGTCCCAAGATGCTGGTAAATTTTGTTGTGGATCAAAATACCATTTCTTATTGTGCATGTGCCACACAGTTGGCTTTCTTCCTTATGTTCATTATCAGTGAATTTTTCATCTTGTCAGCTATGGCCTACGACTGCTATTTGGCCATCTGCAGCCCTCTGCTCTACAATGTTATTATGTCCCAGAGACTTTGCCATGTGCTGGTGGGCATTGCCTACCTCTATAGCACCTTTCAGGCTCTAATGTTCACTATTAAGATTTTTACATTGACCTTCTGTGGTTCTAATGTTATCAGTCATTTCTATTGTGATGATGTTCCCTTGTTACTTATGCTCTGCTCAAATGCACAAGAAATACAATTGTTGATCATACTATTTTCAGCATTTAATTTGATCTCTTCGCTGCTGGTAGTCCTAGTGTCCTATATACTAATTCTGATATCTATATTTCGAATGCATTCTGCAGAGGGCAGGAAAAAAGCTTTCTCCACATGCGGTTCTCATCTGACAGTGGTGGTTGTGTTTTATGGGTCTCTACTATTTATGTACATGCAGCCCAAATCTGCCCATTCCTTTGATACGGATAAAATGGCCTCCGTGTTTTACACGTTAGTGATCCCCATGCttaaccccttcatctacagcttAAGGAACAAAGAGGTAAAGAATGCCTTCCACAGGGTCTTTAAGAATCAAGCAAAACTTGTATCTAACATTCAATATGGAATATTGTTCTAA
- the LOC113246402 gene encoding olfactory receptor 8K1, translated as MNHMEKQNHTAVSEVTEFILMGITNNPGLQAPLFGIFLVIYLVTVIGNLGIVILTHLDSKLHTPMYFFLRHLSITDLGYSTVIGPKMMVNFVVHKNTISYHWCAIQLAVFEIFIITELFILSAMAYDRYVAICKPLLYTVIMAEKVRWVLVLAPYLYSTFVSLFLTIKLFKLSFCGSNIINYFYCDCLPLISLLCSDSNELELIILIFSGCNLLSSLLIVLISYMFILVAILRMNSTEGRYKAFSTCSSHLTVVVVFYGTLLFIYLQPKSSHTFDIDKMASVFYTLVIPMLNPLIYSLRNKEVKNALKRTLTNGCKIPT; from the coding sequence ATGAACCATATGGAGAAACAGAATCATACTGCAGTGAGTGAGGTGACTGAATTTATTCTCATGGGGATCACCAACAACCCTGGGCTGCAAGCACCTCTCTTTGGAATCTTCCTCGTCATATACTTGGTCACAGTGATAGGCAATCTGGGCATAGTTATCTTGACGCATTTGGACTCGAAGCTACATactcccatgtactttttccttaGGCATTTGTCAATTACTGATCTTGGTTACTCCACCGTCATTGGCCCAAAAATGATGGTAAACTTTGTGGTGCACAAAAATACAATTTCCTACCATTGGTGTGCTATCCAACTGGCAGTCTTTGAGATTTTCATTATCACTGAACTGTTTATTCTTTCAGCAATGGCCTATGATCGCTACGTAGCCATCTGTAAGCCTCTCCTCTACACGGTCATCATGGCAGAGAAAGTACGCTGGGTGCTAGTCCTTGCTCCCTATCTCTACAGCACATTTGTGTCACTCTTTCTCACAATAAAGTTGTTTAAATTGTCCTTCTGTGGCTCTaatattatcaattatttttactGTGACTGCCTTCCTCTCATATCCCTGCTCTGTTCTGACTCAAATGAATTAGAattgatcattttaattttttcaggctGTAATTTGCTCTCTTCCCTCTTGATTGTTCTTATCTCCTACATGTTTATTCTTGTGGCCATTCTCAGGATGAACTCAACTGAGGGGAGATAcaaagccttctccacctgtAGCTCCCATCTGACAGTGGTGGTAGTGTTCTATGGGACATTACTATTTATTTACCTGCAACCCAAATCCAGCCATACTTTTGATATTGATAAAATGGCCTCTGTGTTTTACACCCTGGTGATCCCCATGCTGAATCCGTTGATCTACAGCTTAAggaacaaagaagtaaaaaatgcTCTGAAGAGAACTTTAACCAATGGATGCAAAATTCCCACTTAA